The proteins below come from a single Treponema phagedenis genomic window:
- a CDS encoding electron transfer flavoprotein subunit alpha/FixB family protein → MNINDYKGILVFAEQRDGVLQNVGLELLGKAKELSESLGTAVSAILLGENIKGLASELVAFGADKVFVVDKKELKLYDTEAYTQALHAVITAEKPEIVLFGATTLGRDLAPRVSSRLRTGLTADCTKLEISEDKQFWMTRPAFGGNLMATIVSPDHRPQMSTVRPGVMKKLPKDESRKGEIVDFPVEIDHSKLKVEILEVVKEEGHKIDIADAHILVSGGRGVGPKANFKVLEDLAKEINAEVSSSRAQVDVGNMPHNRQVGQTGKTVRPDVYFACGISGAIQHLAGMEESDFIIAINKDKFAPIFSVADLGIVGDLHKVLPILTEEIKKYKASK, encoded by the coding sequence ATGAACATAAATGATTATAAAGGCATTCTCGTTTTTGCAGAGCAAAGAGACGGGGTTCTTCAAAATGTCGGTTTGGAATTGCTTGGCAAAGCAAAAGAATTATCGGAAAGTTTAGGCACCGCTGTTTCCGCAATTCTTTTAGGAGAAAATATAAAAGGACTTGCATCGGAACTGGTTGCATTCGGTGCGGATAAGGTTTTCGTTGTTGATAAAAAAGAGTTAAAACTTTATGACACCGAAGCATATACTCAAGCCTTGCATGCGGTAATAACCGCCGAAAAGCCTGAAATTGTTCTTTTTGGGGCAACTACCCTAGGAAGAGATTTAGCTCCGCGAGTTTCTTCTCGATTGCGGACAGGGCTTACCGCTGACTGCACCAAGCTTGAAATTTCCGAAGACAAACAGTTCTGGATGACTCGTCCCGCATTCGGCGGCAACTTGATGGCTACCATTGTGAGCCCGGACCACCGGCCGCAAATGTCAACGGTCAGACCGGGCGTTATGAAAAAATTGCCGAAAGATGAATCTCGCAAGGGCGAAATTGTTGACTTCCCTGTTGAAATTGACCATTCAAAATTAAAGGTTGAAATCCTTGAAGTAGTAAAAGAAGAAGGACATAAAATCGACATCGCCGATGCGCATATTCTTGTCTCCGGCGGTCGAGGCGTTGGTCCGAAAGCAAACTTCAAAGTATTGGAAGACCTGGCAAAAGAAATCAATGCGGAAGTTTCCTCTTCAAGAGCTCAGGTTGATGTCGGCAATATGCCACATAACCGACAGGTTGGACAAACCGGAAAAACAGTTCGTCCTGATGTCTATTTTGCCTGCGGAATATCCGGGGCTATTCAGCACCTTGCCGGTATGGAAGAGTCGGACTTTATCATTGCAATAAACAAGGATAAATTTGCTCCGATATTCTCGGTTGCGGACTTAGGCATTGTCGGCGACCTGCATAAGGTTTTGCCGATTCTTACCGAAGAAATTAAAAAATATAAGGCTTCTAAATAG
- a CDS encoding DUF5655 domain-containing protein has protein sequence MAYKLDTNFVDIVIQMSRLCIFLNMKFDQIVDPYKLCKDVTSLDHWGNGDVKLSFEHTSDIDNIMPLIEQSYNLQAD, from the coding sequence ATTGCTTATAAGTTGGATACAAACTTTGTTGATATTGTTATACAAATGTCTCGCCTGTGTATTTTTTTAAATATGAAATTTGATCAAATTGTTGATCCTTATAAACTATGCAAAGATGTAACAAGTCTTGATCACTGGGGAAATGGTGATGTTAAACTATCTTTTGAGCATACATCTGATATTGATAACATAATGCCTTTAATCGAACAGTCGTATAACCTCCAAGCCGATTAA
- a CDS encoding electron transfer flavoprotein subunit beta/FixA family protein: MNIVVCIKQVPDTTEIKLDPVKGTLIRDGVPSIMNPDDKGGLEEALKLKDAYGAHVTVITMGPPQAEAILREAYAMGADRAILLTDRKFGGADTLATSYTLAAALKKLDADLVIAGRQAIDGDTAQVGPEIAELLGLPQVSYVKELAYDKSSKSLTIKRAVEDGYYLLKVTLPALITVLAEANKPRYMRVKGIIETYDREVEVWSFDDIDVDPACIGLAGSPTKVKRAFTKGVKEPGVLHEVDAREAANIILEKLKEKFIF, encoded by the coding sequence ATGAATATAGTAGTTTGTATAAAGCAAGTTCCCGATACAACTGAAATTAAGCTTGATCCGGTAAAAGGGACACTGATTCGAGACGGCGTTCCCAGTATTATGAATCCGGATGATAAGGGCGGATTGGAAGAAGCGTTAAAGTTAAAAGATGCCTACGGCGCACATGTAACCGTTATTACGATGGGACCGCCTCAGGCTGAAGCAATTTTACGCGAAGCCTATGCAATGGGCGCAGACCGCGCTATTTTGCTCACCGACAGAAAATTCGGCGGAGCGGATACGCTTGCGACCTCTTATACATTGGCGGCGGCATTAAAAAAACTTGATGCAGACCTTGTTATCGCCGGAAGACAGGCAATCGACGGAGATACCGCACAGGTAGGACCCGAAATTGCAGAGCTTTTAGGCTTGCCGCAAGTATCGTATGTAAAAGAACTTGCTTATGATAAATCTTCCAAAAGCTTGACAATAAAACGAGCTGTAGAAGACGGATACTATCTGTTAAAAGTAACTCTTCCCGCTCTTATAACCGTACTTGCCGAGGCTAATAAGCCGAGATACATGCGCGTAAAAGGTATTATCGAAACCTATGATCGCGAAGTGGAAGTATGGTCATTTGATGATATTGATGTAGACCCTGCCTGCATAGGTCTTGCCGGCTCCCCTACAAAGGTAAAGCGCGCTTTTACAAAAGGTGTAAAAGAGCCCGGTGTGCTTCATGAAGTTGATGCACGGGAAGCTGCAAATATTATCTTAGAGAAACTTAAAGAAAAGTTTATCTTTTAG
- a CDS encoding tetratricopeptide repeat protein, whose amino-acid sequence MRKLALSLILLFFLVALFAQGSDTGSRQNPETVSADEAEQQAKVVSFSLMPRGDAVIISWKTDIPNARLILYRSIKPFRDLSSLATAVPLASFVDNGMPYIDYPIPHIPYYYALVSESDLLSSQFRFIPGENTSSEAIEIFSEDIIKKPAIPPVRPIPLPYLQLPQQEKKEKHFFSSKTEAILRSLTAKKYTYTDLSDLSRYRKVEILQNEVSAPSTGDAQTLRTIVFEELQQAHWDKAITQLQQFLSLQRTKRITARSYFYLGQAYFFTEDFKSALLAFLTAEKFYPKQSKEWIQYTLMQMGN is encoded by the coding sequence ATGAGAAAGCTTGCCTTATCTTTGATACTGCTGTTTTTTTTAGTCGCTCTTTTTGCGCAAGGTAGTGATACCGGCAGCCGGCAAAATCCGGAGACGGTGTCGGCTGATGAAGCCGAACAGCAGGCAAAAGTTGTTTCTTTTTCTTTGATGCCGCGTGGGGATGCGGTAATCATTAGCTGGAAGACAGATATTCCTAATGCTCGGCTTATTTTGTATCGATCTATAAAACCTTTTAGAGATTTGAGCTCTCTTGCAACCGCCGTTCCACTTGCGTCTTTTGTCGATAACGGGATGCCGTACATTGATTATCCTATTCCCCATATCCCGTATTACTATGCACTCGTTTCAGAGTCTGATTTATTGTCAAGTCAGTTTAGATTTATACCGGGAGAAAACACTTCGTCAGAAGCAATAGAGATTTTTTCCGAAGATATTATAAAAAAACCGGCTATTCCGCCTGTGCGGCCAATTCCGCTCCCTTATTTGCAGCTGCCGCAGCAGGAAAAAAAAGAAAAGCATTTTTTTTCTTCAAAAACCGAAGCTATTCTGCGATCGCTTACCGCTAAAAAATATACGTATACCGACCTTTCCGACTTAAGTAGATACCGAAAAGTGGAAATACTTCAAAATGAAGTTTCTGCACCCTCGACGGGAGATGCGCAAACCCTGCGTACTATTGTTTTTGAAGAATTACAGCAAGCACACTGGGATAAGGCAATAACACAGTTGCAACAGTTTTTATCCTTACAGCGCACGAAGCGTATTACTGCCAGAAGTTATTTTTATCTTGGGCAAGCGTATTTTTTTACAGAGGATTTTAAATCTGCGCTGTTAGCATTCTTAACTGCCGAAAAATTCTATCCTAAGCAATCAAAGGAGTGGATTCAATACACGCTCATGCAAATGGGAAATTGA
- a CDS encoding hemolysin family protein, whose protein sequence is MKIFEKLRKKREVSHMLQDDLNEEKKDMIQGIVDLSDTSVKEVMIPRIDVDFLALDIESHELIEKIAESGHSRFPVYDESIDNVVGVLYVKDLIKLFGKPEEIALSKIIRKPFFVPESKRIDGLLREFKRRHVHIAVAVDEYGGVSGIVCMEDIIEEIVGDIQDEFDNEREDISPLGDDVWLCDARINMDDLSEFLETEFPSEEFDTLGGFVFDLFGKIPVKYEKVSWHDFDFIIQDMEGHKINTVKIVKKPPISKEAEAEE, encoded by the coding sequence ATGAAAATATTTGAAAAATTGAGAAAAAAAAGAGAGGTTTCTCACATGCTTCAAGATGATCTTAATGAAGAGAAAAAAGACATGATCCAAGGTATTGTAGACCTTTCAGACACTTCGGTAAAAGAGGTTATGATTCCCCGTATTGATGTTGATTTTCTTGCTTTGGATATTGAATCCCATGAACTTATCGAAAAGATTGCGGAAAGCGGGCATTCCCGATTTCCCGTATATGACGAATCAATTGATAATGTTGTCGGGGTACTATATGTAAAAGACCTCATTAAGCTTTTCGGTAAACCGGAAGAAATAGCGTTGAGTAAAATTATCAGAAAACCTTTTTTTGTTCCCGAATCAAAACGTATTGACGGCTTACTGCGAGAGTTTAAACGTCGGCATGTGCATATTGCCGTTGCGGTTGACGAATACGGAGGCGTTTCCGGTATTGTTTGTATGGAAGATATTATCGAAGAAATTGTCGGAGATATCCAAGACGAGTTTGACAATGAACGTGAGGATATTTCTCCCTTAGGAGATGATGTCTGGCTCTGTGATGCCCGTATAAATATGGACGATTTATCGGAATTTCTTGAAACGGAATTCCCGTCGGAAGAGTTCGACACGCTCGGCGGTTTTGTCTTTGATCTTTTCGGTAAAATTCCGGTAAAATATGAAAAAGTATCTTGGCATGATTTTGATTTTATTATCCAAGATATGGAAGGTCATAAAATAAATACAGTAAAGATTGTTAAAAAACCGCCGATATCCAAAGAGGCGGAAGCTGAAGAATAA
- a CDS encoding HD family phosphohydrolase, which produces MIKTKTNPIKIFLTQVREYLLHNKVLLINIIVSLLLLLLATYISIRESGGFNKFKLYDFEPGRVADRDVVVNKTLSFIDEDATALRKTARMQSVNAVFIRSAEVAAANISLYTELTHFLSELYEKGLSEESFLLAVQERYPAKISNAAVETLFHIEDVDKFLLLSLSLFKQIYSRGVVEFPDKGLENFNKTEITVLSKTNTTQDYAVVAKTELLNKTDIPGFITSIVKNIKLEKYAELFTAFVVPFITPNILYDMNESEKAMDNALKKVEPVMVTIEKGEKIVRSGFIITSENYQRLMAYAKSGNYIDRRVFTAMTLFLCLLYVLAIFLFGKRISPSPLSLSFSLLILYSTALVYVLVLFVSKLPLFSLPLNLIPILPTALITALIATLISERIAVISSIITALAILIAMEFKIEPMLFSLFSGFATISLLHITGQRLDLIKTACSLMIVQPIFTLILMIAFPQSFNDLLFIAGGATINGFLSGILVLGFLPILETLLNTTTSFRLMELSDLNSPIMKKMLVTVSGTYNHTMMVATLAESACREIGANPLLARVGAYYHDIGKMENGEYFVENQTGDSKHLDLNPRLSATVIRSHLKIGIEKARQMHLPQAVIDIIGEHHGNSIISYFYEKEKAINPAADPEDFTYPGVPPRTKESAVVMLADVVEAACRTLEKPSIPRLEKFIDMLVEKKIQMHQLDNSDLTFKDIKTIKASFVSILAGYYHSRIEYPNQKDPDEKETKPAKKEIVKGSANA; this is translated from the coding sequence ATGATAAAGACAAAAACTAATCCTATAAAAATATTTCTTACTCAAGTGCGGGAATATCTTCTGCATAATAAAGTGCTGTTAATTAATATTATTGTTTCTCTTCTTTTACTGCTGCTTGCAACTTATATCAGCATCAGGGAAAGCGGCGGCTTTAATAAATTCAAACTTTATGATTTTGAGCCGGGACGCGTTGCGGATAGAGATGTGGTGGTCAATAAAACTCTTTCATTTATTGATGAGGACGCAACCGCCTTACGTAAAACTGCACGAATGCAATCGGTTAATGCGGTGTTCATCCGCAGTGCGGAAGTTGCCGCGGCGAATATCAGTCTTTACACTGAGTTAACGCACTTTTTAAGCGAATTATACGAAAAAGGTCTTTCCGAAGAATCTTTTTTACTTGCGGTGCAAGAGCGGTATCCTGCGAAGATATCAAACGCTGCAGTGGAAACCTTATTCCATATAGAAGATGTGGACAAATTCCTTTTGCTTTCTTTAAGCTTATTTAAGCAAATTTACAGTAGAGGAGTAGTGGAATTTCCCGATAAGGGTTTGGAAAATTTTAATAAAACCGAGATTACCGTTCTTTCCAAAACGAATACCACGCAAGATTATGCAGTCGTTGCAAAAACAGAGTTGTTAAATAAAACCGATATCCCCGGCTTTATTACCTCAATCGTAAAGAATATAAAGCTTGAAAAATATGCGGAATTGTTTACCGCCTTTGTTGTTCCTTTTATAACACCGAATATTTTGTATGATATGAACGAAAGTGAAAAAGCAATGGACAATGCACTCAAAAAAGTTGAGCCGGTGATGGTAACCATTGAAAAAGGTGAAAAAATTGTACGAAGCGGATTTATCATAACATCTGAAAATTACCAACGGCTTATGGCGTATGCGAAATCCGGAAATTATATTGACCGGCGAGTTTTTACGGCGATGACTCTGTTTCTATGTTTGCTGTACGTACTTGCCATATTCTTATTCGGTAAACGAATAAGCCCTTCGCCGCTTAGCCTAAGCTTTTCTTTGCTTATCCTGTATTCAACGGCGCTTGTCTATGTGCTGGTGTTATTTGTTTCAAAGCTGCCGCTTTTCAGTTTACCGCTTAATCTTATTCCGATTTTGCCTACGGCTTTAATTACCGCCTTAATTGCGACTCTGATTTCCGAGCGAATAGCAGTTATTTCATCCATTATAACCGCGCTCGCTATATTAATTGCCATGGAGTTTAAAATTGAGCCGATGCTTTTTTCTCTTTTTTCAGGCTTTGCAACCATTTCATTGCTGCACATTACCGGACAGAGACTGGATTTAATAAAAACCGCTTGCAGTCTTATGATCGTTCAACCGATTTTTACACTTATACTAATGATAGCCTTTCCGCAATCGTTTAATGATTTGCTATTTATCGCGGGAGGAGCCACAATAAACGGTTTTTTAAGCGGAATCCTTGTACTGGGGTTTTTACCGATTTTAGAAACCCTGCTCAATACAACGACAAGCTTCCGATTAATGGAACTCTCGGATTTAAATTCTCCGATTATGAAAAAAATGCTGGTTACTGTTTCAGGCACGTATAACCATACAATGATGGTCGCTACGTTGGCTGAAAGCGCTTGCAGAGAAATCGGAGCAAACCCTTTACTGGCACGCGTTGGCGCCTATTATCATGATATCGGAAAAATGGAAAACGGTGAGTATTTTGTAGAAAACCAAACAGGCGACAGTAAACATCTTGATTTAAACCCTCGCCTTTCCGCCACTGTCATCAGAAGCCATTTAAAAATCGGCATTGAAAAAGCGCGCCAAATGCATTTGCCGCAAGCGGTTATTGATATTATCGGTGAGCATCATGGGAACAGCATTATTTCCTATTTTTATGAAAAAGAAAAAGCTATCAATCCCGCTGCGGATCCGGAAGACTTTACTTACCCCGGCGTTCCTCCGCGAACAAAAGAATCCGCGGTTGTAATGCTTGCCGACGTAGTAGAAGCCGCATGCAGAACCCTGGAAAAACCCTCAATTCCGAGACTTGAAAAATTCATTGACATGCTGGTAGAGAAAAAAATACAAATGCATCAGCTTGACAACTCTGATTTAACCTTTAAAGATATTAAGACAATTAAGGCAAGCTTTGTTTCGATTCTTGCAGGCTATTATCATTCGCGCATAGAATATCCGAATCAAAAAGATCCTGATGAAAAAGAAACCAAGCCCGCAAAAAAAGAGATTGTAAAGGGATCTGCCAATGCCTAA
- the ybeY gene encoding rRNA maturation RNase YbeY yields the protein MPNENRVFISTENLIDDPLWLPKVESFLLKVLERMEIQNWDLSVVFCNDEFIHTLNKTYRHIDSPTDVLSFENGEKYFNEDGEARILAGDIIISLDSVKANAYAFYVSIDEELRRLLIHGVLHLFGMDHTDNSPEQEMLQLQEKILAETAEELYRE from the coding sequence ATGCCTAACGAAAATAGGGTTTTTATTTCTACTGAAAATCTGATCGATGATCCGCTCTGGTTGCCTAAAGTTGAATCTTTTTTACTGAAGGTTTTGGAGCGGATGGAAATACAAAACTGGGATCTTTCCGTTGTATTTTGCAATGATGAATTTATCCATACATTAAATAAAACTTACCGCCACATAGATTCTCCTACCGATGTGCTTTCTTTTGAAAACGGCGAAAAATATTTTAACGAAGACGGCGAAGCGCGTATCCTTGCGGGAGACATTATCATCAGTTTAGACAGCGTAAAAGCAAATGCATATGCGTTTTATGTATCAATAGATGAAGAGTTGAGGCGTTTGCTTATTCACGGTGTGCTGCATTTATTCGGCATGGATCATACGGACAACTCACCTGAACAGGAAATGCTTCAGTTACAGGAAAAAATTTTAGCAGAAACTGCAGAGGAATTATATCGAGAATAA
- a CDS encoding tetratricopeptide repeat protein: protein MKIKTTISIFLLMISAIAFAQTSTDLFEKGRKAQAKEDWYTAIEFYQEALKKNASYNLVYQGMAECFYALGEYEETLKNIKKAQKFMPNNAELQNIEGFALIGLGKVGDAKKVFAEVLKTYPNDLDSRFGMAEIDVVAGRLTGASMLYKAALERQTENRKALLSLALISYETGNKQAAETYILQALRYHGDYPQVHFFAAYLTALDGKYSEAQVRLETALKIQPHYKEASELLASILYAQGKYQKVIDICDQLIAYDRNQAHAWYVKTLSLLKLGKNSEALQTAKLGLSVEPDNEIMRILLEEIAIINLEFEDMYRKELADFHVEKGKGFAHRNMSSQALYEYRRALKVYPYDFTARESYAKLLLRFGFPARHLEQLKFIQSINKSNARINDSVEAYEKKQAYSIQNRWKIDPLYLDKAHVSIAIFYHTDPTNVFHPEAERFTAMQVKDSFSYNRRFNIVADTEKSYSYTEAFRKARLAGNDYFGIISIKENDRDICLTLDLYIASTGSKASSFKVYRSGNDRFANSLRRLTQMLTEKLPIVGSLVNRYQSESVIDLGTGDIEDLNEASFLVLKKDSVTVQKEGLGLLYREQDVLGTFTVTKTSEDLSEGLLKRKGYYDRMNAGDIVIREPIKEKEAKVETDTVSPGQQMNLLLALLRSIR from the coding sequence ATGAAAATAAAGACAACAATAAGTATCTTTTTGCTTATGATTTCTGCAATAGCTTTTGCGCAGACAAGCACGGATTTGTTTGAAAAAGGTAGAAAAGCCCAAGCAAAAGAAGATTGGTATACGGCGATTGAGTTTTATCAGGAAGCATTGAAAAAAAACGCTTCATACAATCTGGTATATCAGGGTATGGCAGAATGTTTTTATGCGCTTGGCGAATACGAAGAAACGCTAAAAAACATAAAAAAAGCGCAAAAATTTATGCCGAATAATGCCGAATTACAAAATATTGAGGGCTTTGCGCTTATCGGGCTTGGCAAGGTCGGGGATGCAAAAAAAGTATTTGCCGAAGTTTTAAAAACTTATCCGAATGATCTTGATTCTCGATTCGGCATGGCGGAAATTGATGTTGTTGCCGGCAGACTTACCGGAGCTTCCATGTTATATAAGGCGGCGCTTGAACGGCAGACCGAAAACAGAAAGGCTCTTTTGTCCCTTGCACTGATTTCTTATGAAACGGGAAACAAACAAGCAGCGGAAACCTATATTCTGCAAGCGCTGCGGTATCACGGCGACTATCCGCAAGTGCATTTTTTTGCCGCTTATCTTACCGCCCTTGACGGAAAATATAGTGAAGCGCAAGTACGGCTTGAAACCGCATTAAAAATACAACCGCATTATAAAGAAGCATCGGAGCTGCTTGCTTCAATTTTATACGCACAAGGGAAATATCAAAAAGTTATTGACATCTGCGATCAACTTATTGCGTATGACAGAAATCAAGCGCACGCATGGTATGTAAAAACGCTGAGCTTACTCAAACTCGGTAAAAACTCGGAAGCTTTGCAAACCGCAAAACTCGGACTCTCGGTAGAACCAGATAATGAGATTATGCGCATCCTCTTAGAAGAAATTGCAATTATTAATCTTGAATTTGAAGATATGTATCGAAAAGAGCTTGCCGATTTCCATGTAGAAAAAGGAAAAGGCTTTGCTCACAGAAACATGAGTTCACAAGCATTATATGAATATCGCCGCGCTTTAAAAGTATATCCGTATGATTTTACCGCGCGAGAATCCTATGCAAAACTGCTTTTACGCTTCGGTTTCCCAGCGCGCCATCTTGAACAACTCAAATTTATACAATCAATTAATAAAAGCAATGCACGAATCAACGACTCGGTAGAGGCATATGAAAAAAAACAGGCATACTCAATTCAAAATCGCTGGAAAATAGATCCGTTGTACTTAGACAAAGCGCATGTCTCTATTGCCATATTTTATCATACCGATCCTACTAATGTATTCCACCCCGAGGCAGAGCGATTTACCGCAATGCAGGTTAAAGACTCTTTTTCATACAACAGACGTTTTAATATTGTCGCAGATACTGAAAAATCCTACTCTTACACCGAAGCGTTTAGAAAAGCGCGACTTGCTGGCAATGATTATTTCGGTATTATTTCAATAAAAGAGAACGACCGGGATATTTGCCTAACGCTTGATTTATATATTGCTTCAACAGGCTCAAAGGCCTCAAGCTTTAAAGTCTATCGATCAGGGAATGACCGTTTTGCCAACTCTTTACGCAGACTTACCCAAATGCTCACGGAAAAACTACCTATTGTCGGCTCCCTCGTGAACAGGTATCAATCGGAATCAGTAATTGATTTAGGCACCGGCGATATTGAAGACTTAAACGAAGCCTCTTTTTTGGTACTCAAAAAAGATTCGGTAACGGTACAAAAAGAAGGCTTGGGACTATTATATCGAGAGCAAGATGTCCTAGGCACTTTTACGGTTACCAAAACTTCTGAAGATTTAAGCGAAGGGCTTTTAAAACGCAAGGGATACTATGATCGCATGAATGCAGGAGATATTGTCATTCGCGAACCGATAAAAGAAAAAGAAGCAAAGGTAGAAACCGACACAGTCTCTCCCGGACAGCAAATGAATTTGCTTTTAGCTCTTTTACGCAGCATTCGCTAA
- a CDS encoding PhoH family protein, translating into MNTAYTIVLGNQELMASLCGVNDANVSLFEEYLGAPVVVRGNELSVLSNDEAVCRKFQTLVDTVLHYPRLNEDNSFEAVQSAVAVIEDSEVFNGAPACIYIPRGIRSVYPKTKKQVAFIGSIQKNSITFGLGPAGTGKTYIAVAVALQMLLSGRFKKLILTRPVVEAGENLGFLPGDLVQKINPYLRPLFDIMETLLPADLLRSMEESNTVEVAPLAYMRGRTLHSAVVILDEAQNTTKEQMKMFLTRMGEGSKLIITGDPSQTDIPLKITSGLSHAASLLENIPDIGIIRFSSSEVLRHTLVQKIIDAYDKDKN; encoded by the coding sequence TTGAATACTGCGTATACAATTGTTTTAGGGAATCAAGAGCTTATGGCTTCTTTATGCGGGGTAAATGATGCGAATGTATCATTATTTGAAGAGTATCTTGGTGCTCCGGTTGTAGTAAGAGGAAATGAGCTGTCCGTACTGAGTAATGATGAAGCTGTTTGCAGAAAGTTTCAGACATTGGTTGACACGGTATTACATTATCCGCGCTTAAATGAGGATAATTCATTTGAAGCGGTACAGTCAGCGGTTGCCGTTATTGAAGATTCAGAAGTGTTTAATGGAGCGCCGGCTTGTATTTATATTCCGCGCGGTATCAGGTCGGTGTATCCGAAAACAAAAAAGCAGGTTGCGTTTATCGGCTCCATCCAAAAAAATTCAATTACTTTCGGGCTTGGGCCTGCGGGAACGGGAAAAACATATATTGCGGTGGCAGTCGCCTTGCAAATGCTTCTTTCGGGGCGGTTTAAAAAGTTGATTTTAACTCGTCCCGTAGTGGAGGCGGGAGAAAATCTCGGATTTTTACCGGGAGATCTTGTGCAAAAAATCAATCCGTATCTCAGACCCTTGTTTGACATTATGGAAACGTTGCTCCCTGCCGATCTTTTGCGCAGTATGGAAGAAAGTAATACTGTTGAAGTTGCGCCGTTAGCTTATATGAGAGGCAGAACCTTGCATTCTGCGGTTGTTATCCTTGATGAGGCGCAAAATACTACGAAAGAGCAAATGAAAATGTTTTTAACCAGAATGGGAGAAGGATCAAAACTTATTATAACCGGAGATCCTTCACAAACGGATATTCCGCTCAAGATTACTTCAGGCTTATCGCATGCCGCAAGTTTGCTTGAGAATATTCCGGATATCGGAATTATACGATTTTCATCATCAGAGGTGCTGCGGCATACACTGGTGCAAAAAATTATTGATGCATATGATAAAGACAAAAACTAA
- a CDS encoding acyl-CoA dehydrogenase codes for MEFNVPKTHELFRQMIREFVEKEVKPLAEEIDEEERFPSETVKKMAEIGIMGIPIPKEYGGAGGDNLMYAMAVEELSKACGSTGVVVSAHTSLGTWPILKFGTDAQKEKYLPKLASGEWIGAFGLTEPNAGTDAAGQQTTAVLDEATNEWVLNGSKIFITNAGYANVYIIFAMTDKSKGVKGISAFIVESTTPGFSVGKKEKKLGIKGSATCELIFENARIPKDNLLGDVNKGFKIAMMTLDGGRIGIASQALGLAQGALDETVKYVKERKQFGRPISAFQNTQFQLANLEVKVEAARLLVYKAAWAESNGLPYSVDAARAKLFAAETAMEVTTKAVQFFGGYGYTREYPVERMMRDAKITEIYEGTSEVQRMVIAGNLLK; via the coding sequence ATGGAATTTAATGTACCTAAAACACATGAACTTTTTAGGCAAATGATTCGTGAGTTTGTCGAAAAAGAAGTGAAACCGCTCGCCGAAGAAATTGACGAAGAAGAGCGATTCCCCAGTGAAACAGTAAAAAAAATGGCGGAAATCGGTATCATGGGTATCCCCATCCCAAAAGAGTACGGCGGAGCCGGCGGGGATAATTTAATGTATGCGATGGCTGTTGAAGAGCTTTCAAAAGCTTGCGGTTCAACCGGCGTTGTGGTGTCCGCCCATACCTCGTTGGGAACATGGCCTATTTTGAAATTCGGCACGGATGCACAAAAAGAAAAGTATCTTCCGAAGCTTGCCAGTGGAGAATGGATTGGCGCTTTCGGGCTTACCGAACCGAATGCCGGTACTGATGCTGCCGGACAGCAAACCACCGCAGTTTTGGATGAGGCAACCAATGAATGGGTGCTGAACGGATCTAAAATATTTATCACCAATGCAGGTTATGCAAATGTGTACATTATTTTTGCTATGACCGATAAATCAAAAGGCGTAAAAGGTATTTCCGCCTTTATTGTTGAATCGACAACGCCCGGCTTTTCAGTCGGTAAAAAAGAAAAGAAGCTTGGTATTAAGGGCTCCGCTACCTGCGAGCTGATTTTTGAAAATGCAAGAATTCCGAAAGATAATCTCTTGGGAGATGTAAACAAAGGATTTAAGATTGCGATGATGACCCTTGACGGCGGAAGAATCGGAATTGCTTCACAGGCGCTCGGTTTGGCACAAGGGGCTTTGGACGAAACCGTGAAGTATGTCAAGGAGCGAAAACAGTTCGGTAGACCTATTTCCGCTTTCCAGAATACACAATTCCAGCTTGCTAATCTTGAAGTTAAGGTAGAAGCTGCTCGTCTTTTGGTATATAAAGCCGCTTGGGCAGAGTCTAACGGGCTGCCGTACTCGGTGGATGCTGCACGGGCAAAACTTTTTGCGGCGGAAACTGCAATGGAAGTTACCACAAAGGCAGTACAGTTCTTCGGCGGATACGGCTATACCAGAGAGTATCCGGTTGAAAGAATGATGCGAGATGCAAAGATAACCGAAATCTACGAAGGAACTTCCGAAGTACAAAGAATGGTTATCGCAGGAAATCTTTTAAAATAA